One window of the Klebsiella sp. WP3-W18-ESBL-02 genome contains the following:
- the era gene encoding GTPase Era: MSEEKTYCGFIAIVGRPNVGKSTLLNKLLGQKISITSRKAQTTRHRIVGIHTEGAYQAIYVDTPGLHMEEKRAINRLMNKAASSSIGDVELVIFVVEGTRWTPDDEMVLNKLREGKAPVILAVNKVDNVQEKADLLPHLQFLGSQMNFLDIVPISAESGLNVDTVAGIVRKHLPEATHHFPEDYITDRSQRFMASEIIREKLMRFLGAELPYSVTVEIERFVSNERGGYDINGLILVEREGQKKMVIGNKGAKIKTIGIEARKDMQEMFEAPVHLELWVKVKSGWADDERALRSLGYVDDL; the protein is encoded by the coding sequence ATGAGCGAAGAAAAAACTTACTGCGGATTTATTGCCATCGTCGGACGTCCGAACGTGGGCAAATCCACACTGCTGAACAAGCTGCTCGGGCAGAAGATCTCTATCACCTCCCGTAAAGCGCAGACGACGCGTCACCGTATTGTCGGTATTCATACCGAAGGCGCGTACCAGGCTATCTACGTTGATACCCCGGGTCTGCACATGGAAGAGAAACGCGCGATCAACCGTCTGATGAACAAAGCTGCCAGCAGCTCCATCGGTGACGTTGAGCTGGTGATTTTCGTCGTGGAAGGCACCCGTTGGACGCCGGATGACGAAATGGTGCTGAACAAGCTGCGCGAAGGCAAAGCGCCGGTGATTCTGGCGGTGAATAAGGTCGATAACGTACAGGAAAAAGCGGATCTGTTACCGCACCTGCAGTTCCTCGGCAGCCAGATGAACTTCCTGGACATCGTGCCTATCTCTGCAGAGAGCGGCCTGAACGTGGACACCGTGGCCGGAATCGTGCGCAAGCATCTGCCGGAAGCGACCCATCACTTCCCGGAAGATTACATCACCGACCGTTCCCAGCGCTTTATGGCCTCTGAAATCATCCGTGAAAAACTGATGCGTTTCCTTGGCGCAGAGCTGCCGTACTCGGTGACCGTTGAAATCGAACGCTTCGTCTCTAACGAGCGGGGGGGTTATGACATCAACGGCCTGATCCTGGTTGAGCGCGAAGGGCAGAAAAAGATGGTGATTGGCAACAAAGGCGCCAAAATCAAAACCATCGGTATTGAAGCCCGTAAAGACATGCAGGAGATGTTCGAAGCGCCTGTTCACCTGGAGCTGTGGGTGAAAGTGAAATCAGGCTGGGCGGATGACGAGCGCGCGCTGCGCAGTCTCGGTTACGTCGACGATCTCTGA
- the recO gene encoding DNA repair protein RecO, translated as MEGWQRAFVLHSRPWSETSLMLDVFTEESGRVRLVAKGARSKRSNLKGALQPFTPLLVRFGGRGEVKTLRSAEAVSLALPLSGITLYSGLYINELVSRVLEHETRFSELFFDYLHCIQALAGATGSPEPALRRFELALLGHLGYGVDFLHCAGSGDEVEDTMTYRYREEKGFIASVVIDHNTFTGHQLKALASREFPDVDSLRAAKRFTRMALKPYLGGKPLKSRELFRQFMPKR; from the coding sequence ATGGAGGGCTGGCAGCGCGCTTTTGTTCTGCATAGTCGCCCCTGGAGCGAAACCAGCCTGATGCTGGACGTCTTCACGGAAGAGTCGGGCCGCGTGCGCCTTGTGGCGAAAGGCGCACGTTCCAAACGCTCCAACCTTAAAGGTGCGCTTCAGCCCTTTACCCCCCTGTTAGTCCGTTTTGGCGGTCGTGGCGAAGTGAAAACGCTGCGCAGCGCCGAAGCCGTTTCGCTGGCGCTTCCCCTTAGCGGCATCACGCTATACAGCGGTCTGTACATCAATGAACTGGTGTCGCGCGTGCTTGAGCACGAAACCCGCTTTTCCGAGCTGTTTTTTGACTACCTGCACTGCATCCAGGCGCTGGCTGGCGCCACGGGTTCGCCTGAACCGGCGCTGCGCCGCTTCGAGCTGGCGCTGCTGGGGCATTTGGGCTACGGCGTTGACTTCCTCCACTGCGCTGGCAGCGGGGATGAGGTCGAAGACACCATGACCTATCGCTACCGTGAAGAGAAAGGCTTTATTGCCAGCGTCGTGATCGATCACAATACCTTTACCGGGCATCAGCTAAAAGCGCTGGCCAGTCGTGAATTTCCCGACGTGGACTCGCTGCGCGCCGCGAAACGCTTTACCCGTATGGCACTAAAGCCGTATCTTGGGGGGAAGCCGTTGAAGAGCCGAGAATTATTCCGGCAGTTTATGCCTAAGCGTTAA